The nucleotide sequence CTTCTGGCTTTGTTTTTGGTACTCCAAGAGTTACAGTTACTCCCCAGCCCTAGCAAGTGGGAAAATGCAAATGAATAGAAGGGAACGGGATATGTGAAATATGTCTGTATGAAAAGGAAAGGCAAGACAAGAAATTACATCAGAACATGATTGAAGTGCAGTGGATACTACTCCAGTATCACCCACACATTCAAAAGAGTAATCCACCCCTCCATCAGTAATCCTTTTGATTACCTGCAAGCATGAAAAAAATTCTACTTACATGCACTTAGTCCGAACGATAATGCACTGTCTTTTGTTTATTTCCCCAACTAAGTTGTCAGCTCATACATAGTGTGATTATAATTCAACAGTTTATTAGTTTAGCAGTCAAGCAGAATTGCATGATACCAAACGAGAGTGATGAGCAGGTGACCAATTATGTGCTGTAAAATACCTGTTGAACAGGTTCAGTCAATTCATCTGGGTTAATAAAATCCGTTACACCAAATGATTTCCCTGTACCAGGAATAAAATAATTAACACGAAAGGGATCATAGCAGATTGTACAACTCGACAGTGTAGCAGGTAGCATACCCTTTTCTTGCTTCTCAGAATTAGTATCAACTCCTATAATCTTTGACGCCCCCCGAAGCTTAGCACCTTGAGCGACCTAACTCAGCAGACATAAGGTCTCGTAACTACAGTTCTTGATGTGTAATAATTAACTTATAATGGAACCTTATGTTGATACTCACAGAAAGTCCTACGGTCCCAAGACCAAATATAGCTACACTTGAGCCATTTGATACATTAGCTACGTTCCAGACTGCACCGAGTCCTAAAGATGGAACCATGAACAAAGAGGGACGATCAGATACTATAAAAATGCACAACCATGCAAGGTAACTAAGGCACTGGTTCCAACACACAGACAAGCTGACACAGCTACTCTCATATATCTGAAGCTCTGAACCTCAGGATTTACCTGCAGACACACCGCAACTCAGCAGGCACACCCTGTCCATTGGCACAGTCAGGCCAACCTTCACCGCACATCCGGAATGGACAACCGTGTACTCGCTGAAGCTTGACACTGCACAGTAATGGTACACAGGTTTCCCCTTGGCAGAGAAGCGGGTCTTCTGATCACTGTGCATGACACCCTTCCTCTCCAAACCGAGCTTCTGGCACATGTTACTCTTCCCCGAGACACAATGCTTGCAGCTCTTGCATTCCCCAATGAAGACAGTGAGAACGTGGTCTCCGACTTGGAACTCGGTCACACCTTCACCGACACTCTCTACTACTCTACAGATCGAAGGTGTTCAGATCATCAGATGTTATTATTACAAGCAATTTGCAAAAGCTCAGCACTTAGCAGCATTAAGGGAGATAAGAGAGCGCACCCGGATGCCTCGTGGCCGAAGACTCTGGGGAACAGATCAGGTTGCGCCTGCATGTTGGTATTGGAACAGAAAACAGATAGGCAAATTCGTTCATAGAGATCGTTCGTCTGATCGTCTCAGGCTCTCAGCTAAGGAATTTTTTTTCTGATTTGACAGGAATTCTCAAACAAATGGGGACAATAAACATCACTACCATAAGCAGGAGGCTACCCATATCAAACGCAACAGAAGCTGCAGCGGTGGTGGGTGCCGTGGTGCATACCTTGGATTGCCAGGCAGTGACGTCGCTGCGGCAGACGGAGGTGGAGACGACCTTGACGCGGATCTCCATGGGCCCCGGCGGGGCgacctccacctcctccatcaCCAGCGGCTGGCCCGGCCCCCACGCCACCGCAGCTGCGCGCGAGCCATCCCATGTTACTCGCTACTAATTGCTGCCGCGCGCAACGGCGTAAACAAGCCTACGCGAGAAGTCAGGCGGGGTGGGCTCGTACGGTCGTACCTCGGCAGGTGATGGCGCCCGGAGGCGACGAAGATGCAGCGGCCGCGGCCATTCCGGTTCTCGGACTCGGAGCAGGGGCGGCTGCCTTCCTGTTCGAGGTTGGTGCGATGCGAACTGCTGCGAAGAGGGGAGTAGGTGCTATAGCCTGTAGTGGACAGAAGACTAAAAGAGTCAAATCAACCTAGCACCGCTTGGCCTACGTAAAAATTcctcatgatttttttttttttgacaaaaggAATTCGGGAGGGTtaggtagcagtagcagtagcagtataCTCTTCCAGTCTTCCCCACCATCCACTAACCATATAAACCCGCCAACAATATAAAAAAATGGACTTTAGAAGGCAACAACTCAGGGGGGCATAGAACAACACAAAGACCGCTGAGATCGAAAAAATGTGCTCCCCCTTAATTTCAAAATGCAATATGTTTTCGAATTAGAATTGGATGCACCCGAATTATAATGTTTGGATGGTCTGACAGTTGGTGGATAGAAATTTGCTCCAATATGAAATGGTATTTAGCATACGACACGCTTTCTCCCTCAATTTCGAGCCCTCCCATATTCGGTTGCAATCACACACTCTCTTCCTTGTTTGCGACGAAAAGAAAAGCAACAACCAATGGTAGGCAACTAGGGTAGCTCGACGGTGGCGCTTAGGTCTTCCCCGACGCTCCAAGTTGGCGTGCTGCCTCAATGGCCATATCAGCACTGCATGTCCAGATCACATGGACCGGTGGTCCCGCAGACCTTCAGAACAGCCTGCAGAAGAACTATAGGCTTCATGTGACAAAAGTTTAAAGCAGTAGTTGAAGTTTGCCTTGGGGGAGAAAGGAGACACCAATACTAGCTTGGGCCACATCAAGTTGAGAATAAAGAAAGCTGTCATGGGAAAAGACTCTGAAAAGCTACTGCACTCGCATGCTTGCCCGCGTTGCTCAGACCGGTGACTCAAACTCTCCCTCATCTACGTGTACAATGCTTTTTGGCTGAGGCTAACAACGGTGTCAGCCTGGGTTGCTGGTGCCCTTCGACTTAGAGGTTAGTTCTTTCAACCTTACCTTTCTCCACGCTAAGTCTGACTCTCCAATGGAGCCCAACCACCTTCACTTGCACCCCATGGTGCCTATCCATCCACTCCGGTGGGCAAACATGCCTAGCCCTAGCTCCCGCCCAACGTTTAGCAACAGTTGGTGGCACGCACCCATTCTCCAATGGCCTAGACATGTAAGGGGGTAGAGGATTGGGTGGTGGGTGCATCTGAAGCTGGTGATGGGAGGAGCAGCGCATGGTGGCTAGGTTGTGCGATGGTTGAGAAGAGAAGACGAATAAATTCTCAATTTGACGATATGCGCACCCAAACATGAATTGGTATTTCCCACTGCTCTGGATTTCTAGTAATAATTTCATCTACATCCAAACAACATATTTGGTACTGTAACTCATTTGGATTACTACAAGCAGAGTCAGGGTTAAAATCTATACAAGTTAGCTGATCAGGTTCAAACCGGGGAATGGCGAAATCTGTGGGTTATTTTTTCTCTTCGAGAGCCCAAAGCCCATGGTCATCTCTTTTTCTTGCTTTCGTTAGGTCTGATCATCTGCACAGGTGCAGCTGGAATGCGAGCCCACCACTCTCTAATTCGCCTGCGAAATTTTTCAGTGTTCTGTTTCCTTAGGGGCATCTCCCTTGTGTACATCTCTAGGACTAACATCTGTAGCAGATGCCTGGAAGGTACGAAGACAAGAAATGCAGCTGCGACAATAAGTACAGCTGCAACTACTTCAGTGGCCTGCATAGGCAGAAGATGGTATTAGCATTTGCCAAACTGGAAATCACTTGCACAGCTCAAGTCTACCCTGCTTTATAATTCAGTGCAATAAATATAATGTTGCAAAGGCGTAAATACATGTTGGGGGTACAGAATCAGAACCAAGATCTGAGAACTTCTAAAGAAACATTCATCACCATGCCTTAGCTTGTAAAGTAAAATTTCAATTAGAAATATCAAgagattttttatatatattagccTGTGCCTAAATGGACTAACACCCTAGTTATTATCAAGATATTGGAAGTCAGAGATGTCAAACAGCAAAGATCAAAAGACAAACCTTAGGAACACAGGCAAACAAGACAGATCTGAACTTCAGAAGAGTAATATTTGCAGCCTGTAGAAAATCTTCTAACTTGGATATAGCCTCCTGTAATGTCAAAATCAGCTCAACAGCATTTTTACTTGGAGGAGGTTTCACTTCAAGCACTTCCAACAATTTTCCGTCTCCAATATACTTATGCCAAAGCATGATAATAGCAAAAGTTAAGATAACAAAGGGCACGATGTAACTGACGAGATCCCTGTGAAACAAAAAAGGGGAAATCTGAATTAATGTGTATAAGCATACTTGATAAGATCTGACAACAACAATGAAATTACCTTTGAATAACATACAACATAAAAGCTAAGAATAGAAGTGATTTCAAAGGATCTTCCCATTGGCTGAGAGAGTAAACAATCTTGCCTACTTGAATGAAAGGGAAGAGTAACTCCTGCAATATAAGGCAATCCATCAGAATGCAAATCACCTTGCTACTGAAGTATCATTTGAGAAATAGGCTCTGTAATATGAAAAGCCAAGGAACTGAACTAATATGAAGCATGATTGCATAAAAGTATTGCCTGCATCCAAATCAACATGTTTTATAATTGAATCCATGGCAACAAAGAAGCTTACTTCCCATTGCATGTGCCAGAAAAGGAAGATATAAACAAACCTGCATGAGGGCGAGATTTGCATCAACGCCTTCCACCTTTACTTGATCGACTGTAGCACGTGCTGACTCTATTCTCTCAGAGTAACAAATTGACTCTTCCAGGGCAGCCTCCAGAGATTTTGTTACACCAAAGCAAACAGCACAAAAGCTCATTTCCTTTTCAGTTTCATCTTTTGTCTTCAGCAGAAGAAAACCCATTCTAGAGAGAGCATACAAAGAAAATGGTACAGAATGGTTCTCCGACATTTTGTCGACTGCAGTATCAATTGCCAAATGTCTCAATGAAGAGTCCAAGAGTTGGAAATAGTTATTATACAGTGCTTCTAAGACCATGTCTCCTTTTGGAAGCTTTTCTGCTAAGCTAAAAGTAAGTGTTGTCTTGAAGTGGGAAGGAGCAATATGAAAAGCTTCCTTGACAGCAGAGTATCTCAAAATGCCCAGGATAGCTTTTGAGAGTGCTTCTGCTCTCTGAACATCTCCAAGATTGAACTTCCTAATAAATCTGTTCACCTGCAATACTTCACGGGTGATTGCTAACCAATAGTCTCTTCGTGAAGGACCACCTAATTCAGGGAAATCGAAATAAATTGGTTCTGTCCTGTAAAATAAGGTGATGTTAGTTTTGAAGGTTTTTTATTGATTGACAACTACAGAGTTCAAGAAACCAGGTATTGGAGACTGCTTCGCCCTTTCAATACTTACAAAGTGCTTGATTTGTACATCACAGCTTTATCAAAGAGGCGGACACCGAGCGGTCCAGTCAAATCACGCTTAATCACTTGATTTGAATCTGTTGATAGGTCGTACTTAACAATCTTATCACCATATCCCACTCTGATACTCTGAAAATAAAGAGCATGTGTTGTGAGGACCAATCTTcctgcaaaaaaaaaattgaacatATTAATTGCTTTCCAAAGTGAGGCATGTCTGCCAGTTGAGAACTTGTATGGAAATTAAACAATTCACCTGGCCATGCTGATATTCCAATATGTTGCAGTACCGGATGAATAGGCTTGTCTCCATCAATAGCTAATATGCATTCTCCAGCATCAAGGTGAAAACTTGAGGCAAGTGATGATTGCATGATACCTTTCACAGACCTCAATTCCCTGTAAATAACAATGATGATGCTCTTAGTACCTCACATTGGATCAATCATAACATCATGAACTACTAAAGATCCACAACCCCCTATTTCTCCTAATTTCTTCTATAACATAAATATCCTGAATTCCAGATCCAAATGCAACCATCGAAACCTACTCACAGCGCTGCAACAAAGAAATGTACTTCTTACACAACTTCAGTTGCAGAGGGATAACTTGGTATGCTTAGCTTACCTGGAATCATCATTTCAGCAGTGAGGTTTCAATTATTTATGCACGAACGCAATACATGCATTAACAAAAGACAGGTAAGATAGATCTcgaaattttttacaatttaaGAAATTTTATTTATTCATTTACCTGTCTAAACTCTTGAGATACTTGTCATAAACAAGAAAGTGCAATCGGCCTCCAGATGAACTTGTAAGTGCGTCAAACAGATTGTGGACAGTAACCAGGTCAGCTATTATTGGGCATGAAGGTGCTATTCGTGCAAAAGCACTTAACCCGACTGTCTTCTTGTCATCAACCTAAATATGAACGCCAGTAGATTATCAAGTATATTGACACAGAATAAATATGGTTGTCAGTAGAGAACTAACTTGAACAGCCCATCTTGTGGAATTTGCATAAAAAATTGAcccctcatcctcatcttcagtCTCAAGGGAATCACGGACAATAGAATCCTGACCACCACaacagaaagagagagaaaataacTTAACAGCTAACACTGTGAAGGCTAAGGAAAATTAAGACATGGTCACGATCTTTTTCCTTTCAAAGATATCCATATGATGAATAAGGTGCCAACAAAAAGAATGCAGCCTTGAAAATTTCTCACATTTTCTACTGACGCATCCTGAGCGCCTGGGGTTTCCCATGCAAGCATCATATCAAACATCAAGCGGCGAAGATTCTTATCAGCCAAATAGTCTGGACGTGTAGTAACTTCATGAAGAGCTTTGTGGCAGCAATACTCTAAAAGGTCTCTTGCATATGTATTGGTCTCCTCATTACAATTGTGTAGAAAATCAGTCTCAAAGCTTTGCTGTAAGTTCTCAATTGAAAGAGCAAGAATCCTGAAATTGATATAAGTTAGGAAACAAAGCACTTTCACTTCATAACAGAGCATCTTGGCAGGAACCAAGAAAAATCACGTCAACAACAACGCTATGGTTAAATATGAACTTGAGAGGCTATAGGATCATGAGCCGATTTTAATATTAGTGCTAACTATGACATCCTTCTTAGCATATAATTGGTTTATAAAATGAGTTCAGCATTAGTTGATCTAATTGTGCCCACTTTATGTAGCTTGCTACCTCCGTTCACAACATGCCCAAACTTAATGAGAAACTCCATGCTGAAATTAAGTGTGAACTCTGGCAAGTTTAAGTGTGAAGTGCACATGTCCGGCAATAGGTAATTTCAGTCCTATTGGATTTCTGTAAGGAATAATTGTTGATGAGTGGAATATGTGTCCTTTCACTAATTGATAGGAAGAATAAGCCTTGCCACAGAACGAATATACTACCAATTAAATGCTCAGGCTAGCAAAATGTTGAGATTGTTCTATCGTTTTCCCAGCAATCGCCCAATTGGGTTCTCTCTCTGTACTGTAATTCTAGACTCCAGAACCAATCGAGTTTGGGGACAGCAGCAATCTGCTGCATTTGGGTCATTGGGTGTAGTTCTAGTGCGATCCTCTGGAGCCGTGGTAAACACACCAATCACGATCACAAAAACCACTCGTGCGAAGCCTTTGCATAATCAGTGGATAGCTCAGATCGAACTTCTATAGCCAACCACTAGCGGAGTAGATTCGCGTCAGGCGAAGACGCTACCTTGAGCAGCGGGAGACGACGGAGTTGGCGACGGAGGAGAGCTGCGGGATGCTCccgtcgccgccgccctcgccgtcGATGACCGCGGTAGCAGAGGGTGAGGCGAggaaggcagcggcggcggccgcccgGCGCTGGGCGAGTCGGGCTAGGAAGGTGCGGATGGGCTTCTCGCGCACCCACGCCTCCACGATCCCCATGCCGGCCGCCCTCGTTCTCGCCCTCGGTTGTCTTCCCCGCTTCGGTTGCTTGGACTGGATGGGGATTTTTAGCTTTTTGCCATCTTTATACGCGTCATCGCAAACAGCTGCGTTttatcattttttttttttttttgttgaggtGGCACACCAGGAGTGGCTGATGCGAAAGGACCTATGTACCCCTGCGGCTTCTTCCCTCCGATCGCTGACGCGTGGCCCCCACATGTCAGCTTCGTCTTCGACCTCTCGCCATCACCCAATCAACATCGGCGGCGGCACGTACAGTGCCATCCCGTCCTCGACGGTGGCCCCGCCGGGCACCGTGCAGCTGGCCACGTCCGTCTCCATCGTCAGGCGGCGGCCCACGATGCTGGGGGGGCATGCCAGCAGGGACGACCGCCGGCGACCTCGCCCAGAGCATGTACGTGAACCGCGGGCCGGCCTCGACGGCGGCGCTCGTCCTGACGCACGACATCGAGACGACGGCGCAGCTAGCCGCGTCGGCGTCGCACGAGCACACGGACAGCGCGAACAGGCTGCGCTCGTCGCCCTCCACGACCAGGAGGCGGTGGTGCCGCGGCTGCGGCTCCGACGGCGCCGGGACTAGGACGCGGAGCGGGAGCACCTTCCCGTAGGTCGGGAGGGTGTCCAGGGGCCAggcgtggtcgacggcgaggtggtcGCGGAGCCTCGGTGGGGtggtggttgtaacacctctggtgttttgacctaatactaaaatttaacatgtcatcatgtgcattgcaaagcattcatatagtataaagttttgaatgcattcactaaatgagGTTTAtctcataatgttgttatttcatgtaatgtgtttcaaaaaccctaaatatagatcatgaccacaagggtcaaatttcatgtgttcatgtgaggccatgtgtcatttgactcaaataaccctaatgggccatgttactggtaaaaaaaaatcaaaatctaagtaaagggaagacaaatcaaatttgaattcattttcaatttataaaagtcctttttgccccttttgactaattcaaaatccatgaggaatttggggttgaggcaaaaagcaaagttggagattattttatgaggatcaactttggtattcaaagtttttcaagtttacatagaaaatttggagtaattttgaaatgattcaaatctttaaatgtaccccaaatttgaatttcaaaatggaggcagaatttgaaaatgtttcttaaaccaaagttgtagtacttgaaaagttgagcaacttttatttttggagattttcaacttctataGAAAGTTTAAGAGTAATTTGCTAAATATActcagtggcaaaactgtaaataaattGAAATTTCACCGGGGCAACTTGCCATCTCCCTGCTCGCCACCGAGCTGCCGCCGCCGATCGGTTTTTCACCGCTTGCTAGCGCGATGACACGCCGATGTCACCGTGGCGAACCCGCCCGTGCGCTGGCGACGCCGGACGTCTtcttccgggctataaatagccacagtCGCCGCCGTCGTTCCCAttcttcccctctgctctgctccgccaccgcgtagctccgccgctcgccgtaggcatCGTCGAGCCGCGTCAGTCGTTCCCAGCTACATCAACGCGATCGCATTggtcttgcgctcctcctcgatttgctctcgtcgctggtgttggccggaatcgcccggcgcaacccgtcttccccgtgaccggtcggagctccgccgcgactgccctcaccgtggccaggctgctccagaccatctccgtCTTCACCGAGTCCACCATCGTGATCATAGTAAGCTCCTGAACGTGTTTATCACTTCGCTTTAGTCTCTACTACAACGTCGTCGTGGTTACGTCGTGCGCCGCCGTGCCCGAGCCGCcgtggccggcgtggagctcgcTCCCGTGTGTCTTCTGTCGTTTTAAGGATTGGGTTAGATTCGCGACGTGGTGTAGAGTATGGTGGTACAGTCAGTCTCACCGGAGAAGCACCGCCGacgcgttttgctggccggagctggcaACAGCGCCGTCGTGCCctgtctctgtgtcgctgacagcgggcccaggttgtcagtgcgagtgaggaagaagaacagtgaaagtttttattttctgaattggTGAATAgtactgaatctttggaaatttgtagaaaaataatcatagctccaaaaattctaaaaaaattTGTGTAGCTTTTGTACATGATCTAGTATGTGTTAAAATTTTGAAacatgaaatttgaataaatttttaatgttcaaatattcagtccattaattaataaatgcaatttctatgatttttgtaagtcactatataactccaaaaattatgaaatttattttggtacactaatttgtcatgaggaagcttacataaaatttttaggtcatttggaacaagttcattttggggcttaattccaaattaattcaaaaataaataaaggcaactaaatgtttgattagtgttgggtcttgttttggtcatgttttgtgactagtagggttccaagatccatttggtcaagtcacatgtatggttcttaatggtaggattgcaagttggttttgttggcttgcaactgtaccgtgaaataaaatcatttgcgggtgtttttatgtttcatgtaccgtgaaagcatcatgtttacattatcatcatgttaaagcatatgttatcatttcgtgtagaacccgagaacgaaacgattctagttgagcaagttctgaaagaatccccggttgtcacgggatttgataattgtggtactaatccggaaccggaaatcgtcaacgaaggcaaaccccggtttatgcattaagccattaccttgttactttaaaaagtttatcacctatgttacttactgcattaagttgattacttcaaatgttacctacttgatgcattacttaccttgttacttgtttaccattcttgaagatgttttcttttacaaaagcgtagattgcttagtatgctttatggtaggctttcaaagtaaaagtttcgatataatcaaagatggcatactggccaaagaaagaaagaatgtagaatgaactagagactagtcggacaacttatcttgaatgttgggtaatgttgctggctatgtcgcttaaaggccactcattgtagatcttctgaacgagacactttgtagtactagtcacatactccggtaagcctacttcggctaatccaatactaagatgaatgcccgcgcactgggagtggagagatggcgggagtagcgtgtaccctcgtggctagaatatggccggatttgaggtgtgctgtgctctcgggtggcgtggagacggcttagtataggaggatccggtagtgaggttgatatatgcaagattaagttctacatatgtcgtgtgataaggaatccctagctggaacttgaatcaattcgaattgccggtgctctgcggatatggagactcgattcattacagaagcaatacaggactggtgaattactaaaatatgagaaaaagaatggaatgagaaggaatgaaatatgggaaatgtacatttagtttgagataaagaattaaaaggacttaggggtaaaatttgagaatagggtaaatatagtaagcttttggcaaaggacttgaattttgtttcatccttaccttgtcccaaacccctgcatctctaaagtcttacaccccgttacgtcgggttagtcttgttgagtacctttgtactcagggtttgttaacccttgttgcaggtgagtcgcatgcgcaggcttattttggtccctgctgcatgtcagtgtttgaagtcaacgatgatgaggagtactgaatggcctttggacaaggcactagtctatatgataaataaagttaatgtaatattatcccgctactatgattgtatgacacttttggtattgtaagtttgaaaacaactggtttgtaataatactatcttaagacttccgctatcttttactctggtatatatttgaataaacggTTGTactctgcaatgactgtgattgggatcctatttgaaaagagaatcgtggatgattcgggtttcccgaggacacccgacagacctgttgagttgttgggaactcgtgtacgccatccgaggtctgttaagacaacgataggtgcatgtgggcccgattccttaggaggttctgccacagtggtGAAGGGGCACCCAGGCACCGCGTAGTGGCAAGGCGCGTAGGCGCACGCGTCCTGGTGCGCGGCGGTTGCGTGGTACGCCACGGAGGCGCCGCAGCTGTAGGACTTGAACGGACACGGCACCCTGGCGTCGCCGACGAACAGGTCCCGCTCTGGCCCGTAGTGCGCGAAGGCGGTGGCGCGGTCGCACTTGCGGCAGTGGCCCGTCAAGGCAGATGCCGCACCACAGccacaaggatgaagacaaatcCGTCAATCTGTGGTGCAAAGGAATAAAAAAAGCGCGACCGATATTGCACGAGTTTCTCTGTGTGGTGATCGTGGGAGGTCTAAGACgaagctga is from Miscanthus floridulus cultivar M001 chromosome 7, ASM1932011v1, whole genome shotgun sequence and encodes:
- the LOC136467389 gene encoding alcohol dehydrogenase-like 6 isoform X1, which produces MAAAAASSSPPGAITCRAAVAWGPGQPLVMEEVEVAPPGPMEIRVKVVSTSVCRSDVTAWQSKAQPDLFPRVFGHEASGVVESVGEGVTEFQVGDHVLTVFIGECKSCKHCVSGKSNMCQKLGLERKGVMHSDQKTRFSAKGKPVYHYCAVSSFSEYTVVHSGCAVKVGLTVPMDRVCLLSCGVSAGLGAVWNVANVSNGSSVAIFGLGTVGLSVAQGAKLRGASKIIGVDTNSEKQEKGKSFGVTDFINPDELTEPVQQVIKRITDGGVDYSFECVGDTGVVSTALQSCSDGWGVTVTLGVPKTKPEVSAHYAFLLSGRTLKGSLFGGWRPKSDLPSLVDKYADKEIQVDGLVTHDIPFSEINKALELMLENKCLRCVIHMPQ
- the LOC136467389 gene encoding alcohol dehydrogenase-like 6 isoform X2, encoding MQAQPDLFPRVFGHEASGVVESVGEGVTEFQVGDHVLTVFIGECKSCKHCVSGKSNMCQKLGLERKGVMHSDQKTRFSAKGKPVYHYCAVSSFSEYTVVHSGCAVKVGLTVPMDRVCLLSCGVSAGLGAVWNVANVSNGSSVAIFGLGTVGLSVAQGAKLRGASKIIGVDTNSEKQEKGKSFGVTDFINPDELTEPVQQVIKRITDGGVDYSFECVGDTGVVSTALQSCSDGWGVTVTLGVPKTKPEVSAHYAFLLSGRTLKGSLFGGWRPKSDLPSLVDKYADKEIQVDGLVTHDIPFSEINKALELMLENKCLRCVIHMPQ
- the LOC136467388 gene encoding uncharacterized protein; its protein translation is MGIVEAWVREKPIRTFLARLAQRRAAAAAAFLASPSATAVIDGEGGGDGSIPQLSSVANSVVSRCSRILALSIENLQQSFETDFLHNCNEETNTYARDLLEYCCHKALHEVTTRPDYLADKNLRRLMFDMMLAWETPGAQDASVENDSIVRDSLETEDEDEGSIFYANSTRWAVQVDDKKTVGLSAFARIAPSCPIIADLVTVHNLFDALTSSSGGRLHFLVYDKYLKSLDRELRSVKGIMQSSLASSFHLDAGECILAIDGDKPIHPVLQHIGISAWPGRLVLTTHALYFQSIRVGYGDKIVKYDLSTDSNQVIKRDLTGPLGVRLFDKAVMYKSSTLTEPIYFDFPELGGPSRRDYWLAITREVLQVNRFIRKFNLGDVQRAEALSKAILGILRYSAVKEAFHIAPSHFKTTLTFSLAEKLPKGDMVLEALYNNYFQLLDSSLRHLAIDTAVDKMSENHSVPFSLYALSRMGFLLLKTKDETEKEMSFCAVCFGVTKSLEAALEESICYSERIESARATVDQVKVEGVDANLALMQELLFPFIQVGKIVYSLSQWEDPLKSLLFLAFMLYVIQRDLVSYIVPFVILTFAIIMLWHKYIGDGKLLEVLEVKPPPSKNAVELILTLQEAISKLEDFLQAANITLLKFRSVLFACVPKATEVVAAVLIVAAAFLVFVPSRHLLQMLVLEMYTREMPLRKQNTEKFRRRIREWWARIPAAPVQMIRPNESKKKR